A stretch of the Clostridium fungisolvens genome encodes the following:
- a CDS encoding TIGR04104 family putative zinc finger protein yields MLIKKCEKCGNKIGWLKVFISIMSGFRNIKCDKCKTEYYIIAPYRLTIVLGACFPLFLRNQILKVLSPQFYSILAILWLIFILLLSPFLLRTYVKNH; encoded by the coding sequence ATGCTTATAAAAAAATGTGAAAAATGCGGAAATAAAATTGGCTGGCTAAAAGTATTTATATCAATAATGAGCGGTTTTAGAAATATAAAATGTGATAAATGTAAAACTGAGTATTATATAATAGCACCCTACCGTCTAACAATCGTTCTAGGCGCATGCTTTCCATTATTTCTAAGAAATCAAATACTAAAAGTATTAAGTCCACAATTTTACTCAATTCTAGCTATTTTATGGCTCATTTTTATATTATTACTTTCTCCTTTTTTGTTAAGAACTTATGTAAAAAACCATTAA
- a CDS encoding TIGR04104 family putative zinc finger protein translates to MFIQKCKNCSKEFSWKSVLKSVWIEGYSKSIKCDHCNTKHYINMTSRIFIAILIGLPIMPMIKHIPTNTLLYALLIIITYILVLILTTPFIARYHVKK, encoded by the coding sequence ATGTTTATTCAGAAATGTAAAAACTGCTCTAAAGAGTTTAGTTGGAAAAGTGTCCTTAAATCAGTTTGGATTGAAGGCTATAGCAAATCAATAAAATGTGACCACTGTAATACAAAACATTACATTAACATGACTTCTCGTATATTTATCGCAATACTTATTGGTCTCCCTATTATGCCTATGATAAAGCACATACCAACTAATACACTACTGTACGCTTTACTTATTATAATAACGTATATTTTAGTATTAATACTTACAACTCCCTTCATTGCTAGATACCATGTAAAGAAATAA
- a CDS encoding CatB-related O-acetyltransferase, giving the protein MNTSDFQVNNLPNPDKIYPRTYDDTICYLKNVISNPNIIVGDFTFYHDFNDPRNFEKQNVLYHYPVNNDKLIIGKFCSIAFGTKFIMNGANHTLSSLSTYTFPVFSEEWDNSLNVTEAWDNKGDIVIGNDVWIGFEAVIMPGVHIGDGAIIGTRALVTKDVPPYSIVGGVPAKVIRKRFEHSIIEDLLNLKWWDWSYEKIQANIAAIQSGDIDSLKKPKNIR; this is encoded by the coding sequence ATGAATACTTCAGACTTTCAAGTCAATAACCTACCTAATCCAGATAAAATTTATCCAAGAACTTATGATGATACTATCTGTTACCTAAAAAATGTAATTTCTAATCCTAACATTATAGTTGGAGACTTTACTTTTTATCATGATTTCAATGATCCTCGGAATTTTGAAAAACAAAATGTCCTATATCACTATCCAGTAAATAATGACAAATTAATCATAGGTAAGTTTTGCTCTATAGCTTTTGGCACTAAATTCATTATGAATGGTGCAAACCATACTCTAAGCTCATTATCCACCTATACCTTCCCTGTTTTCTCTGAAGAATGGGATAATAGTTTAAATGTAACGGAAGCATGGGACAACAAAGGCGACATTGTAATAGGAAATGATGTTTGGATCGGCTTTGAAGCAGTGATTATGCCTGGAGTCCATATTGGTGACGGAGCTATTATTGGTACAAGAGCATTAGTTACTAAAGATGTACCTCCCTACTCTATTGTTGGAGGTGTGCCCGCAAAAGTTATAAGAAAACGATTTGAGCATTCAATTATAGAGGATCTTCTTAATCTAAAATGGTGGGACTGGAGCTATGAAAAGATTCAAGCTAACATAGCTGCGATACAAAGTGGAGATATTGACTCATTAAAAAAGCCAAAAAATATAAGATAG
- a CDS encoding carbon-nitrogen hydrolase family protein, with the protein MTKIFRIAIVQETRDPYNMTLNTNKGLSAVKKAKELGADLVLFPECWITGYEFPKVHKKLTTKEIMKTTEFKEWNNLAIDENSDHIQTFCKAAKLLNIGIVITAYTKGVKKPQNSAFVINRNGEIIMKYSKVHTCDFADERMLESGDEFKVCEFEGVKLGVMICYDREYPESARILMLKGAELILVPNDCESMKPRIQALSTRAYENMVGVAMSNPPRKNAGCSCAFSPITWDKNGIPIDNTILLADAETEDVFIAEFDLEKIRDYRKHEMMGNTFRKVKAYSELLNAAIKEPFIR; encoded by the coding sequence ATGACTAAAATATTTAGAATTGCAATTGTACAAGAAACTCGCGATCCTTATAACATGACCTTAAATACAAATAAAGGTCTAAGCGCAGTAAAAAAAGCAAAGGAGCTTGGGGCTGATCTTGTTTTATTTCCTGAATGCTGGATTACTGGATATGAGTTTCCTAAGGTACATAAAAAGCTTACTACTAAAGAAATTATGAAAACTACAGAGTTTAAAGAATGGAATAACTTAGCTATTGATGAAAACAGTGACCACATACAAACATTTTGTAAAGCTGCTAAACTCCTAAATATAGGTATTGTAATTACCGCCTACACTAAAGGGGTAAAAAAGCCTCAAAACTCTGCATTCGTTATAAATAGAAATGGCGAAATAATAATGAAATACAGTAAAGTACATACCTGTGACTTTGCTGATGAACGAATGTTGGAATCGGGTGATGAGTTTAAGGTGTGTGAATTCGAAGGAGTCAAGCTTGGGGTAATGATATGCTACGATAGAGAATATCCTGAAAGTGCAAGAATACTTATGCTTAAAGGGGCAGAATTAATACTAGTTCCAAATGATTGCGAATCCATGAAGCCAAGAATTCAGGCATTATCCACTAGGGCTTATGAAAATATGGTTGGTGTTGCGATGTCAAACCCACCAAGAAAAAATGCAGGCTGCTCCTGTGCTTTTAGTCCAATAACTTGGGATAAAAATGGCATACCTATTGATAATACAATTCTTCTTGCGGATGCAGAAACAGAAGATGTATTTATAGCAGAATTTGATTTAGAAAAAATAAGAGACTACAGAAAGCATGAAATGATGGGCAATACCTTTCGTAAAGTAAAAGCCTATTCTGAATTATTGAATGCTGCTATCAAAGAACCATTTATAAGATAA
- a CDS encoding DUF5316 family protein: MRKSLIVSLLFICVGIVIGYLQKDWYLIVDICGMTGLGSLAIAGLLNGAFSGFSNGTAFSSERYKNYPIFDTKENNSIRDQITNFLFIVGVPNIIVAIIAYAILK; this comes from the coding sequence ATGCGTAAGTCATTAATTGTGAGTCTCTTGTTTATCTGCGTTGGGATTGTTATTGGTTATCTTCAGAAGGATTGGTATCTAATCGTAGATATCTGCGGTATGACTGGCTTGGGCTCTTTAGCAATCGCAGGTTTGTTAAATGGAGCTTTTAGTGGATTTTCTAACGGAACAGCATTCAGCAGTGAAAGATATAAGAACTATCCTATCTTTGACACAAAAGAAAACAATTCTATACGAGATCAAATAACAAATTTCTTATTTATTGTTGGTGTTCCAAATATTATTGTTGCTATTATTGCATATGCGATATTAAAATAG
- a CDS encoding GNAT family N-acetyltransferase translates to MEFRRTVEADISSIMNIIRQAQAYFNENGIDQWQNGYPNEEVIKNDIINEHSYVLLKDNVIVGTSAISFDGEKTYDEIYEGQWLSNEAFAVIHRIAVDNKYKGLGLSSIIIKNVEELCFSRGVNSIKVDTHVENLSMQRLLKKNGFQYCGIIYLEDKNKRVAFEKVI, encoded by the coding sequence ATGGAATTTCGTAGAACAGTTGAAGCAGATATAAGCAGCATAATGAATATTATAAGACAAGCACAAGCTTACTTTAATGAAAATGGAATAGATCAATGGCAGAATGGCTATCCAAATGAAGAGGTAATAAAAAACGATATTATAAATGAACACAGCTATGTACTTTTAAAGGATAATGTTATAGTTGGTACTTCGGCTATATCTTTCGATGGAGAGAAAACCTATGATGAGATTTATGAAGGACAATGGTTAAGTAACGAGGCTTTTGCTGTGATACATAGAATAGCAGTGGATAATAAATATAAGGGACTCGGGCTTTCTTCTATCATAATTAAAAATGTGGAGGAGCTTTGCTTTAGTAGAGGAGTTAATAGTATTAAAGTAGATACACATGTAGAGAATTTATCTATGCAAAGATTACTCAAGAAGAATGGATTTCAGTATTGTGGAATAATTTATTTAGAAGATAAAAACAAAAGAGTTGCTTTTGAAAAGGTGATATAA
- a CDS encoding HIT family protein — protein MSCKMCEKQKNIKDDPYFIMELETGYVILGWFQRFKGYTVFNCKEHGPELHNLEHSFKIKHLEEMSIVAEAISNIFKPDKMNYELLGNGCPHIHWHLYPRVKGDTPIVSSVYQLSNEELFDESTRPNEEQREELKEKIKNEIVRLLLK, from the coding sequence ATGAGTTGTAAAATGTGTGAAAAGCAAAAAAATATTAAAGATGACCCATATTTTATTATGGAACTTGAAACAGGATATGTAATTTTAGGATGGTTTCAGAGGTTTAAGGGCTATACCGTTTTCAATTGTAAAGAGCATGGTCCTGAATTACACAACTTAGAACATTCTTTTAAAATAAAACATCTTGAAGAAATGTCTATAGTAGCAGAGGCTATTTCTAATATATTTAAGCCTGATAAGATGAACTATGAACTACTTGGAAATGGATGTCCTCATATTCATTGGCATCTATATCCAAGAGTAAAAGGTGATACTCCTATAGTTAGTTCGGTATATCAATTGTCAAATGAGGAGTTGTTTGATGAATCTACAAGACCTAATGAGGAGCAGAGAGAAGAATTGAAAGAAAAGATTAAAAATGAAATTGTGCGTCTACTTCTAAAATAA
- a CDS encoding recombinase family protein → MIAAIYSRKSRLSEKGESIENQIELCKQYGNNLGITNFLIYEDEGFSGGNINRPEFQRLLSDAKKKRFDYLICYRLDRISRNVADFSTTLEMLQKNKIEFVSIREQFDTSSPMGRAMVYISSVFAQLERETIAERIKDNMLELAKTGRWLGGTPPLGFKSVPVEYVGKENIKKMYKLEVVEEEINIVKTIFSLYLEKKSTSTVSRYLCSNNVKGKNGGDFSRNTVLQILNNPVYTFADENMYNYFNNLGATLCNDFTGEYGLMVYNKREGGKKDKSVEEWIVSAALHPGIIPSKQWIKCQEILNDNASNPAVRSNTSKHFLLSGLVKCGNCGSSMSTWSNLNKRTNKLERYYRCELRNRASNRCSTKMLNAYAAEEAIITALKNIDTKSIVNLYSNDENSETTKLELQNEASSLKKTLSANNKVIQGLVRKLALLEDLETLKLIENEIKTVKNENISIEKKLSEITLSQMSTEDINEKVGNITSNIKTIKQFFDYIDDIEIKRSVIKEVIESITWDNEILTINLVGANQSLSI, encoded by the coding sequence ATGATAGCTGCAATATATAGTAGAAAAAGTAGACTCTCCGAAAAAGGTGAATCTATCGAAAACCAAATTGAATTATGCAAACAGTATGGTAATAATCTAGGAATTACTAATTTTCTAATATACGAAGATGAAGGATTCTCTGGTGGAAATATAAACAGACCTGAATTTCAAAGGCTTCTAAGCGATGCAAAGAAAAAGCGTTTTGATTATCTTATTTGCTATAGACTTGATAGAATCTCTCGTAATGTAGCTGATTTTTCTACTACTCTAGAGATGCTTCAGAAAAATAAAATTGAGTTTGTAAGTATCAGAGAACAATTTGATACGTCAAGCCCTATGGGTAGAGCTATGGTATACATCTCTTCAGTATTTGCACAGCTTGAAAGAGAAACTATTGCGGAAAGAATCAAAGACAATATGCTTGAGCTTGCTAAGACTGGAAGATGGCTTGGCGGCACTCCCCCACTTGGTTTTAAATCAGTTCCAGTTGAGTATGTTGGAAAAGAAAACATTAAGAAAATGTATAAACTTGAAGTTGTAGAAGAAGAAATTAATATAGTTAAGACCATATTTTCTTTATATTTAGAGAAGAAAAGTACATCTACAGTTTCAAGATATCTTTGCTCTAATAATGTTAAAGGAAAAAATGGTGGAGATTTCTCAAGAAATACAGTACTTCAAATATTAAATAATCCTGTATACACTTTTGCAGATGAAAATATGTATAACTATTTTAATAACCTAGGAGCTACTCTATGTAATGATTTCACTGGAGAATACGGCCTTATGGTTTATAACAAACGTGAAGGTGGTAAGAAAGATAAATCAGTTGAAGAATGGATTGTATCAGCTGCATTACATCCAGGTATCATTCCCTCTAAACAGTGGATAAAATGTCAGGAAATTTTAAATGACAATGCAAGCAATCCAGCAGTACGTTCCAATACAAGTAAACACTTTTTACTATCTGGATTAGTTAAGTGTGGTAACTGCGGTAGTAGTATGTCTACCTGGAGTAACCTAAATAAGAGAACGAATAAACTTGAAAGATATTATAGGTGTGAACTTAGGAATAGAGCTAGTAATCGATGCTCCACTAAGATGCTAAATGCCTATGCTGCTGAAGAAGCTATAATAACAGCTTTAAAAAATATAGACACCAAAAGTATAGTTAATCTATACTCAAATGATGAAAATTCAGAAACCACTAAACTTGAGCTTCAAAATGAAGCTTCAAGCTTAAAGAAGACTCTATCTGCTAATAACAAAGTTATACAAGGCTTAGTAAGAAAACTTGCATTACTAGAGGATCTGGAAACTCTAAAGCTAATAGAGAACGAAATAAAGACAGTTAAGAATGAAAATATATCTATTGAAAAAAAACTAAGTGAAATAACTTTAAGTCAAATGTCTACTGAAGATATAAACGAAAAGGTAGGAAATATAACCTCCAATATTAAAACTATAAAGCAGTTCTTTGACTATATTGATGATATAGAAATTAAGAGATCTGTTATTAAAGAAGTAATTGAAAGTATCACTTGGGATAACGAAATTCTAACCATCAATCTTGTTGGGGCAAACCAATCATTAAGTATTTAG
- a CDS encoding ABC transporter substrate-binding protein, whose translation MKIKKIRTFLVTALVAALSVTAISCGKTQSTTPTPSGEKQLVKVKLNEVARSVFYAPMYAAINQGFFKEEGLDIDLSTGQGAESTCTERQEK comes from the coding sequence ATGAAAATTAAAAAAATTAGAACCTTTTTAGTAACAGCTTTAGTGGCAGCTCTATCCGTAACAGCTATTAGTTGCGGTAAAACCCAATCTACTACACCAACTCCTTCAGGAGAAAAACAACTGGTGAAGGTAAAACTAAATGAAGTAGCTCGTTCTGTATTCTATGCACCAATGTATGCTGCAATAAATCAAGGTTTCTTCAAAGAAGAAGGCCTTGATATAGATTTATCTACAGGTCAAGGAGCAGAATCAACGTGTACAGAAAGGCAAGAAAAATAA
- a CDS encoding bacteriohemerythrin, producing MITWKDEYTVGVELIDSQHKRLLEIANDVYELTKNSFITDKYDRIVEVIEELKDYTIFHFKSEEEYMLSIGYKKFLSHKVEHDDFVNKVNGLDLNKIDESQQKHLLEILEFIVQWIDEHILQKDKLITA from the coding sequence ATGATAACTTGGAAAGATGAGTATACGGTTGGTGTTGAGTTAATTGATAGTCAGCATAAAAGACTTCTTGAGATAGCTAACGATGTTTATGAATTGACTAAAAACAGCTTCATAACTGATAAGTACGATAGAATTGTAGAAGTTATAGAAGAATTAAAGGATTATACGATTTTTCATTTTAAATCAGAAGAAGAATATATGCTTAGTATAGGATATAAAAAGTTCCTATCACATAAGGTTGAACATGATGATTTTGTAAACAAAGTAAATGGACTAGATCTAAATAAGATTGATGAAAGTCAGCAAAAACACTTATTAGAGATATTAGAATTTATAGTTCAGTGGATCGATGAACACATATTGCAGAAGGACAAGTTAATAACTGCATAA
- a CDS encoding alpha/beta-type small acid-soluble spore protein, with protein sequence MASNRNRVLVPEAKEALSKFKFETARELGVDLKQGYNGDLTSRENGSVGGYMVKKMIESYENGLK encoded by the coding sequence ATGGCAAGTAACAGAAATAGAGTTTTAGTTCCAGAAGCAAAGGAAGCATTAAGCAAATTCAAATTTGAAACTGCAAGAGAACTTGGAGTTGACTTAAAGCAAGGCTACAATGGAGACTTAACTTCAAGAGAAAATGGGTCAGTAGGCGGATACATGGTTAAGAAAATGATCGAAAGCTATGAAAATGGCCTAAAGTAA
- a CDS encoding spore coat protein has protein sequence MSWIDSVLGPDESGTNSNNQNANQDQSNLSEKDIALDMLAMSKTDIGMLAKVIPETTNPEVRQLLTTQLNGCIASHFKLSDMLITKGWYNAYGTPQEQIKQDIDSANQVLQQQC, from the coding sequence ATGTCTTGGATAGATTCAGTATTAGGACCAGATGAAAGTGGAACAAATAGTAATAATCAAAATGCAAATCAAGATCAAAGCAACTTATCTGAAAAAGATATAGCTTTAGATATGTTAGCAATGTCTAAAACTGATATAGGAATGCTTGCAAAGGTAATTCCAGAAACAACTAATCCAGAAGTTAGACAGTTATTAACTACACAACTTAATGGTTGTATAGCAAGCCACTTTAAACTATCAGATATGTTAATAACTAAAGGTTGGTATAATGCTTACGGAACACCACAAGAGCAAATTAAGCAAGATATTGATTCTGCAAATCAAGTACTACAACAACAATGCTAA
- the ppaX gene encoding pyrophosphatase PpaX, producing the protein MIKAVLFDLDGTLLDTNELIISSFKHVFENILKIQVSETEITKYFGMPLNSSFKDYTDSRTDELVVAYRAYNEERHDTMCYAFDGVKVLLDKLKDMGIKIGIVTSKRKLLAERGMKIAGILEYMDVIITPECTENHKPHGEPALKACSELNVLPSEAIMVGDSHFDIMCGKSAGCQTCAVEYTALPIEILANQQPDYFIKTPEQLVDIVKNINVA; encoded by the coding sequence ATGATAAAAGCCGTACTCTTCGATCTAGATGGAACTTTACTTGATACTAATGAGCTAATAATAAGTTCTTTTAAACATGTATTTGAAAATATACTAAAGATTCAGGTAAGCGAGACTGAAATTACAAAGTACTTTGGTATGCCATTAAATAGCTCTTTTAAAGATTATACAGATAGCAGAACCGACGAATTGGTAGTTGCCTATAGAGCATATAATGAAGAACGTCATGACACTATGTGCTATGCCTTTGATGGTGTAAAAGTACTTTTGGACAAACTGAAAGATATGGGAATAAAGATAGGAATAGTTACTTCAAAGAGAAAATTATTGGCTGAAAGAGGAATGAAAATAGCAGGAATATTAGAGTATATGGATGTTATAATAACTCCAGAATGTACTGAAAATCATAAGCCACATGGCGAACCAGCTTTAAAAGCTTGTAGCGAACTAAATGTACTTCCAAGCGAAGCTATTATGGTTGGAGATTCTCATTTTGATATTATGTGTGGAAAAAGTGCTGGTTGTCAAACCTGTGCAGTAGAATATACAGCTCTTCCAATTGAAATACTAGCTAATCAACAACCAGACTATTTTATTAAGACACCTGAGCAATTAGTGGATATCGTTAAAAATATCAATGTTGCTTAA
- a CDS encoding flavin reductase family protein: MKKVKFKGSAILNPVPAVLITSKNKEGKVNVFTVGWTATVCTRPPMLSISIRPERLSYEYIKESMEFVVNLPSSNLTKKVDFCGVRSGRQIDKVKEMGFTLGDGENIETPHIEECPVNIECKVKDIIELGSHHMFIAEVVGSLVNSDLLDDGGKIHFEDANLISYCHGEYYPLPSKPIGKFGYSVQKKKRKK, encoded by the coding sequence ATGAAAAAAGTAAAATTTAAAGGTAGTGCTATATTAAATCCAGTACCAGCAGTACTAATAACTTCAAAAAATAAAGAAGGAAAAGTTAATGTGTTTACAGTAGGTTGGACTGCTACGGTATGCACAAGACCACCAATGCTTTCAATTTCAATTAGACCTGAAAGATTGTCTTACGAATATATAAAGGAATCTATGGAATTTGTAGTGAATTTGCCTTCTTCAAATCTTACCAAAAAAGTTGATTTCTGCGGTGTCAGATCTGGGAGACAAATAGATAAAGTTAAAGAAATGGGATTTACACTTGGTGATGGTGAAAACATAGAAACGCCTCATATAGAAGAATGTCCAGTTAATATTGAATGTAAGGTTAAAGACATCATAGAATTAGGCTCTCACCATATGTTTATTGCTGAGGTTGTTGGTTCATTAGTAAATTCTGATTTATTAGATGATGGAGGCAAAATCCATTTTGAAGATGCTAATCTCATTTCATATTGCCACGGAGAATATTACCCTCTTCCAAGCAAACCAATAGGTAAGTTCGGTTACTCCGTTCAAAAAAAGAAAAGAAAAAAATAG
- a CDS encoding D-alanyl-D-alanine carboxypeptidase family protein, protein MKRKGLITSLLLAFSISMFSPLTAKAAENTTSKLPTIVGESAITIDYNTGEIIYYKNGDTKRYPASTTKMMTALLFSEKAKKSDEIPYNEDAKKQPEYSLNVNFKPMTVNDTMTAEDVMKALLMYSANDSAYMIADFLGNGDYHKFVDMMNDKAKELNLKNTHFANPNGLHDPDHYTTAYDLSVIAREAYKQPWVEEVMTTDKSSIKISNSTVINLENRNKELGKNGNVGGKTGYTSQSGRCLATIYERDGRKIVGVVLKSYYDAQDQTVFNDMNKIMDYSFAAKKSTLLKAGSEIKKVDVSYKPLKFFGPTKTIQVPLVLQEDVTYYDNEINKKEVTENVKLSNVDAWSLAKDNSSVKLTVAERNFSKDYAVKANISTSELVKSSLGLYFGIAAAVIIVLILLGLVISIVNRLKRKRRRNKNIF, encoded by the coding sequence TTGAAACGCAAAGGATTAATTACTTCACTTTTACTAGCATTTTCCATCAGCATGTTTTCACCACTTACTGCAAAAGCTGCGGAAAATACAACTTCAAAACTTCCAACTATTGTAGGTGAATCCGCAATAACCATCGATTATAATACCGGGGAGATAATCTATTATAAGAATGGTGATACAAAAAGATACCCTGCTAGTACAACAAAAATGATGACTGCTTTGCTTTTTAGTGAAAAAGCAAAAAAGTCAGATGAAATACCATATAATGAAGATGCAAAAAAGCAGCCTGAATATTCATTAAACGTGAACTTTAAGCCAATGACTGTAAATGACACAATGACTGCTGAAGATGTTATGAAAGCTCTACTTATGTACTCTGCTAATGATTCAGCTTACATGATAGCAGATTTCTTAGGAAACGGTGACTATCATAAATTTGTAGATATGATGAACGATAAAGCAAAAGAGTTAAATCTAAAAAACACTCACTTTGCTAACCCGAATGGATTACACGATCCAGATCACTATACAACTGCTTATGATTTATCAGTTATAGCACGTGAAGCATACAAACAACCATGGGTTGAAGAAGTTATGACTACAGATAAATCTTCAATTAAAATAAGCAACAGTACTGTTATTAACTTAGAAAACAGAAATAAAGAACTAGGTAAGAATGGTAATGTTGGAGGAAAGACTGGCTATACTTCACAATCTGGTAGATGTCTTGCTACTATATATGAAAGAGATGGCCGTAAAATAGTAGGAGTTGTTCTTAAATCTTATTATGATGCACAGGATCAAACTGTATTTAATGATATGAATAAAATCATGGATTATAGCTTTGCTGCTAAGAAGTCTACACTTCTTAAAGCCGGTAGTGAGATTAAAAAGGTAGATGTAAGCTACAAACCACTTAAGTTTTTTGGTCCTACTAAGACAATTCAAGTACCTCTTGTATTACAAGAAGATGTTACTTATTATGATAATGAAATAAACAAAAAAGAAGTTACTGAAAATGTTAAGCTTTCAAATGTTGATGCTTGGAGCTTAGCTAAAGATAATTCATCAGTTAAACTTACTGTTGCTGAAAGAAACTTTAGTAAAGACTATGCAGTAAAAGCAAATATATCAACTTCTGAATTAGTTAAATCTAGCTTAGGTTTATACTTTGGTATAGCGGCTGCTGTAATAATCGTATTGATTTTATTAGGTCTTGTTATATCTATAGTAAATAGATTAAAAAGAAAACGTAGAAGAAATAAAAATATATTTTAA
- a CDS encoding NUDIX hydrolase has protein sequence MSFHNLKQLFSTHKEKPLGTYKESSVLIPMYEENNEMFFIFEKRALTLRSQPGDICFPGGRVEPGEDRRETAIRETIEELNIKEEDIDYFGPMDFFISPYGAIIYPFVAQLKVFPKNPSTDEVDHIFKVPIKFFLENEPLRHEIAVVPKISEDFPYHLINGGKNYNFAKGKMEQYFYKYEDYVIWGFTARIIKEFVDFIRADKAQE, from the coding sequence ATGAGTTTTCATAACCTTAAACAACTATTTTCTACACATAAGGAAAAACCCTTAGGAACTTATAAAGAAAGCTCAGTTCTTATACCTATGTATGAGGAAAATAATGAAATGTTTTTTATATTTGAAAAAAGAGCTCTTACACTCAGAAGTCAACCTGGTGATATATGTTTTCCAGGAGGAAGGGTGGAGCCAGGAGAGGATAGAAGGGAAACCGCAATTAGAGAAACTATAGAAGAATTAAACATAAAAGAAGAGGACATAGATTACTTTGGACCGATGGACTTTTTTATTTCTCCCTATGGAGCTATTATTTATCCTTTTGTTGCACAACTTAAGGTATTTCCGAAGAATCCTAGTACTGATGAAGTTGATCATATATTTAAAGTTCCTATAAAGTTTTTTCTAGAAAATGAGCCTTTAAGGCATGAAATTGCAGTAGTGCCTAAAATAAGTGAAGACTTTCCTTATCATTTAATAAATGGAGGGAAAAACTATAATTTTGCTAAAGGAAAGATGGAACAGTATTTTTACAAATATGAGGATTATGTCATTTGGGGATTTACAGCAAGAATAATAAAAGAATTTGTAGACTTTATCAGAGCAGATAAAGCTCAAGAGTAA